The following coding sequences lie in one Methanopyrus sp. SNP6 genomic window:
- a CDS encoding protein translocase SEC61 complex subunit gamma, translated as MSTYEELISLLRDCKRVLRAARKPTWDEYVESAKIAGLGILIVGGVGFLIRMIVQLIELYT; from the coding sequence GTGAGCACCTACGAAGAACTGATCTCCCTGTTACGGGACTGTAAGCGCGTCCTTCGAGCCGCCCGGAAGCCTACCTGGGATGAGTACGTAGAATCGGCTAAGATCGCTGGACTCGGCATCCTCATCGTAGGCGGAGTGGGGTTCCTGATCAGAATGATTGTGCAGTTGATCGAGCTCTACACGTGA
- a CDS encoding NTPase: MPHNVVLTGRPGIGKTTVCLKVRNVLEEKGYTVGGIYCPEIRESGRRIGFEIVDLTEGDRYLLAREGASGPRVGRYGVFIDNLERAAESIERAVEGTDVVIVDEVGPMELKSNTFVGAVRRAADAHTPAIFVVHERSRHPVVVDLREKRTDVVRFRVTLFNRDELPDRILEYVLEWLRER, from the coding sequence CTGCCTCATAACGTCGTTCTTACCGGTCGTCCCGGTATTGGCAAGACCACGGTTTGTCTCAAAGTTCGTAACGTTCTAGAGGAGAAGGGCTATACCGTCGGTGGAATCTATTGCCCCGAGATCAGGGAGAGTGGTCGACGGATAGGCTTCGAGATCGTCGACCTCACCGAGGGTGACCGGTACCTACTTGCGAGAGAAGGAGCTTCGGGGCCCAGAGTCGGCCGCTATGGGGTTTTCATAGATAACCTCGAACGGGCCGCCGAATCCATCGAACGTGCCGTGGAAGGGACCGACGTTGTGATCGTCGACGAGGTCGGCCCCATGGAGCTCAAGTCGAACACGTTCGTAGGCGCCGTGAGACGGGCGGCCGACGCGCATACACCCGCGATCTTCGTAGTGCATGAACGATCTCGACATCCTGTCGTAGTGGATCTTAGGGAGAAACGCACCGACGTCGTGCGTTTTCGGGTCACGCTCTTCAACAGGGATGAGTTACCCGACAGAATTCTCGAGTACGTGCTTGAGTGGTTGAGGGAGAGGTGA
- the pheT gene encoding phenylalanine--tRNA ligase subunit beta — MVTIHYDKLVKILGREVSFEELAHNLIPMLGSDVERVDEREMVIETEFFPNRPDLYSVEGVARALKGFLGIEKGIPEYHVRRSDVEARVEESVLDARPCLAVAVVRGVEFEDERDLEHLMEFQEHLHWVIGRDRKKAAIGIHDFESIEPPLRYFLVDPNDRSWAFEPLDHPGEEMTPADVLRRHEKGRQYAHLVSGGAPILADEEGVISFPPVINSERTRVTQDTTDLLIDVTGTDWRSVLDALHVIVCNLAERGAEVFTVEILGAYERTTPTMELDVWDVPVSEARKLLGIDLSGEQLEGLLERARHEAILVPEGERELREYPLPDVYHIEADWREIPPILYEEDVVRVFVGPWRTNVLHEWDLIEDAGIMYNYDRFEPTVPDFYTPSRADRGREFINVVRDTLARMKFVEVNSLTLISPEENYRKMRLEPDGRAVKLANPIQREYTIVRTWILPSLMRFLADNKHRPYPQRVFELGEVIEQDENAETGAKDRWKLALAIAGPGVGFSEIKSVVEALLRELGVTGWEITERKHRSFINGRCAAVLVDGQELGFFGEIHPEVLTEFDLEVPVVGGEFDVAALRTAAGW, encoded by the coding sequence GTGGTCACGATCCACTACGATAAGCTCGTGAAAATACTCGGAAGGGAAGTCTCGTTCGAGGAGCTAGCTCATAACCTCATCCCGATGCTAGGTAGCGATGTGGAGCGAGTCGACGAGCGTGAAATGGTGATCGAGACGGAGTTCTTTCCAAACCGTCCCGACCTGTATAGCGTGGAGGGCGTTGCGCGGGCTCTCAAGGGATTTCTGGGGATAGAGAAGGGCATACCCGAGTACCACGTTCGTCGCTCGGACGTGGAAGCACGGGTTGAAGAGAGCGTACTCGACGCGCGCCCATGCCTCGCGGTCGCAGTCGTCCGTGGCGTTGAGTTCGAGGACGAGCGTGACTTGGAGCATCTCATGGAGTTCCAGGAGCACCTCCACTGGGTGATAGGGAGAGATAGGAAAAAGGCTGCGATCGGTATCCACGACTTCGAGTCGATAGAGCCACCTCTTAGGTACTTCCTCGTGGATCCGAACGACAGGTCGTGGGCGTTCGAACCACTCGATCATCCGGGCGAGGAAATGACACCTGCCGATGTTCTCAGGCGGCACGAAAAGGGTCGGCAGTACGCCCACCTGGTGTCCGGTGGAGCTCCGATACTCGCGGACGAAGAAGGAGTGATTTCGTTCCCTCCAGTGATAAACTCGGAACGCACCAGGGTCACACAGGACACGACGGACCTACTCATCGACGTGACCGGTACCGACTGGCGGTCCGTGCTGGACGCGCTCCACGTAATCGTGTGCAACCTGGCCGAACGCGGCGCGGAGGTATTTACCGTTGAGATACTAGGAGCATACGAGCGGACAACTCCGACGATGGAACTCGACGTATGGGACGTCCCCGTGAGCGAAGCTCGGAAACTGTTAGGGATCGATCTCTCCGGCGAGCAGCTGGAGGGGCTGTTGGAACGCGCTCGGCACGAGGCCATCCTCGTTCCCGAGGGTGAGCGTGAGCTCAGGGAATACCCGCTCCCGGATGTGTACCACATCGAGGCTGATTGGCGTGAGATCCCACCGATACTCTACGAGGAGGACGTGGTACGGGTTTTCGTGGGGCCCTGGCGGACGAACGTACTTCACGAGTGGGACCTGATCGAAGATGCTGGAATTATGTACAATTACGACCGGTTCGAGCCTACGGTACCTGACTTTTACACGCCATCACGTGCGGATAGGGGACGCGAATTCATCAACGTCGTGCGTGATACTCTCGCGAGGATGAAATTCGTCGAAGTGAACTCCTTGACTCTCATCAGTCCGGAAGAGAACTATCGGAAAATGCGCCTCGAACCGGATGGCCGCGCGGTGAAGTTGGCTAATCCGATTCAGAGAGAGTACACGATCGTACGAACGTGGATCCTCCCATCTCTGATGCGTTTCCTCGCGGACAATAAGCACCGTCCGTATCCGCAACGGGTGTTCGAGCTCGGAGAGGTGATCGAACAGGACGAGAACGCGGAGACTGGTGCCAAAGACCGGTGGAAGCTGGCGCTGGCGATAGCCGGTCCCGGTGTAGGCTTCTCCGAGATTAAGTCCGTGGTAGAGGCACTACTGCGCGAACTGGGCGTCACCGGGTGGGAGATTACCGAGAGAAAACACCGATCATTTATTAATGGAAGGTGCGCCGCCGTACTCGTTGACGGGCAGGAGCTGGGTTTCTTCGGTGAAATCCACCCCGAGGTATTGACTGAGTTCGACCTCGAAGTGCCCGTAGTGGGTGGTGAGTTCGACGTCGCGGCCCTTAGAACGGCCGCCGGGTGGTGA
- a CDS encoding transcription elongation factor Spt5, which produces MAETDSTKLYAVRVQAGREEATADMLVMRARRKVKEEGIETGLKAVIAPEELRGYVIIEVEELTDELRDLIHDLPDTRGIVEKPMDFEEIEHYFAPKPEAVEISEGDVVEILSGPFKGEKARVVSVDESRREITVELLEAPVPIPVTVKMDALRLLREEEYEG; this is translated from the coding sequence TTGGCCGAAACCGATTCGACGAAGCTCTACGCCGTCCGCGTGCAGGCGGGTCGAGAGGAGGCCACCGCTGACATGCTCGTGATGCGCGCTCGAAGGAAGGTCAAAGAGGAAGGTATCGAAACTGGTTTAAAGGCTGTAATAGCTCCCGAGGAGCTCCGAGGATACGTAATCATCGAAGTCGAGGAGTTGACCGACGAGCTCAGAGATCTAATTCACGATCTTCCGGATACGCGCGGTATTGTTGAGAAACCTATGGATTTTGAGGAGATTGAACACTACTTCGCGCCTAAGCCCGAGGCCGTGGAAATCAGCGAAGGAGACGTCGTCGAGATACTCTCTGGACCCTTCAAGGGGGAGAAGGCACGGGTCGTCAGTGTGGATGAGTCACGTCGTGAGATAACGGTTGAGCTGCTGGAGGCCCCCGTACCCATCCCCGTAACGGTAAAAATGGACGCCCTGCGGCTCCTGCGGGAGGAGGAGTACGAAGGGTGA
- the tfrA gene encoding fumarate reductase (CoM/CoB) subunit TfrA — translation MEHLECDVLVIGGGGAAARAAIEAAKKGLNVVIVSKGAMGRSGCTVMAEGGYNAVLRTTDPDDSFDAHFRDTVEGGAYLNDQDMVEILVREAPKRLLDLENFGAVFDRNEDGTLAQRPFGGQSKPRTCYAGDRTGHEIMMALLDEVRRLDGITVLERTMGYGLIRDHDGKVVGAVCVDLQTEDAIVITAYATVLATGGAGQLYPVTTNPVHKTGDGYAMALRAGCPLIDMEMVQFHPTGMVYPDSVRGVLVTEAVRGEGGRLYNARGERFMKRYDPERMELATRDVVARAIYKEIKEGRGTEHGGVYLDVTHLPDEVIEGRLETTFKQFLRVGVDIRNEPMEVAPTAHHFMGGIPIDTDGKTPIPGLFACGEVTGGIHGANRLGGNALADTQVFGCRAGRAAAELALKLRRRGRRIQVRETDAPAVESEIWSTIGQEDTILVREKLRKTMWEHVGLERSEKGLKTAIKILNELKETVESGLDDEYGLRPVLEVRNMVEVAIAVARSALYRTESRGAHYRSDYPERDDERWLRHTVYKPDGSLTTRPVKITRLDPRR, via the coding sequence TTGGAACATCTGGAGTGTGATGTGCTCGTGATCGGAGGTGGCGGCGCGGCCGCCCGTGCGGCGATCGAGGCCGCCAAAAAGGGTCTGAACGTAGTAATCGTTTCCAAAGGTGCCATGGGTAGGAGCGGATGCACTGTTATGGCGGAAGGGGGCTACAACGCTGTCTTACGCACAACCGACCCGGATGACTCCTTCGACGCTCACTTCCGCGACACCGTCGAGGGGGGTGCCTACCTCAACGATCAGGACATGGTGGAAATCCTCGTACGGGAAGCACCTAAGCGCTTACTCGACCTGGAGAATTTCGGAGCCGTATTTGACCGTAACGAGGACGGCACCCTGGCCCAGCGCCCTTTCGGTGGTCAATCTAAGCCCCGTACTTGCTACGCCGGTGACCGTACTGGACACGAGATAATGATGGCGTTGCTGGACGAAGTTCGCCGCCTCGACGGTATCACCGTTCTGGAACGCACGATGGGGTACGGACTGATTCGGGATCACGACGGAAAGGTAGTGGGCGCGGTATGCGTGGACCTTCAAACCGAGGACGCCATCGTCATCACGGCCTACGCCACTGTTCTAGCCACAGGGGGCGCGGGTCAACTCTACCCAGTCACCACGAACCCTGTCCACAAAACCGGTGATGGGTACGCTATGGCCCTACGCGCCGGTTGTCCGCTCATTGATATGGAAATGGTTCAGTTTCATCCCACTGGAATGGTGTATCCCGATAGTGTTCGCGGAGTCCTGGTTACGGAAGCCGTTAGGGGTGAGGGAGGACGACTTTACAATGCCAGAGGCGAGCGTTTCATGAAGCGCTACGATCCTGAAAGAATGGAGTTGGCGACACGTGACGTCGTAGCTCGAGCTATTTACAAAGAGATCAAAGAGGGACGTGGGACAGAGCACGGCGGAGTCTACCTGGACGTCACTCACCTGCCCGATGAGGTGATAGAAGGGAGGCTTGAAACCACGTTCAAGCAGTTTCTGCGCGTGGGCGTGGACATTCGAAACGAGCCCATGGAAGTGGCCCCCACGGCCCATCATTTCATGGGAGGAATCCCGATCGACACTGACGGGAAGACGCCGATCCCGGGTCTCTTCGCGTGTGGTGAGGTGACGGGAGGCATCCACGGAGCGAACCGACTCGGCGGAAACGCCCTGGCCGATACACAGGTTTTCGGGTGCCGTGCCGGGAGGGCTGCCGCCGAACTCGCTCTGAAGTTAAGGAGACGAGGTCGTAGGATACAGGTGCGCGAGACCGACGCACCGGCTGTGGAGTCCGAGATCTGGTCAACCATCGGTCAAGAGGATACTATTCTAGTGCGCGAGAAACTCCGGAAGACGATGTGGGAGCACGTGGGTCTGGAGAGGTCCGAGAAAGGTCTTAAGACGGCGATCAAAATCCTTAATGAGCTTAAGGAGACCGTGGAGTCCGGTCTAGACGATGAATACGGATTACGACCGGTCTTAGAGGTGCGCAACATGGTAGAGGTGGCGATCGCCGTCGCGCGGTCCGCCCTCTACCGGACCGAGAGCCGTGGAGCTCACTACCGCTCGGATTATCCAGAACGCGATGACGAACGGTGGCTCCGTCACACGGTCTACAAGCCCGACGGATCCCTGACCACCCGTCCAGTTAAGATCACTCGACTGGATCCCCGTCGATGA
- the ftsZ gene encoding cell division protein FtsZ, with protein sequence MEQIVKNALERVEREQGGDDTPSSRGTDDDQELMEVLERARARILVVGVGGAGNNTATRLKEEGIGGAEVIAINTDAQDLVSCKADRKVLIGYELTRGLGAGGDPRVGEEAAKEDIEKIKEVVEGADMVFVTCGLGGGTGTGAAPVIAEVTRKEEGALTIGVVTLPFSVEGRRRIENALEGLERLRQVADTCIVIPNDRLLEIVPDLPIAAAFKVADEVLINAVKGITEMITRPGLMNLDFADVRAVMENGGFALIGIGEAENDSESGNRAVQAVENALNNPLVDVEVSGATGALVNIVGGKDLTLKEAEEVVELVASELSEDATVIWGAQIDEDLNDVLRVTVIVTGIEDADLEAMFTGPKQPKRAEVKEMTAESSRPEKVPEVSKGGAESPEGEKPSSLEDLEKIL encoded by the coding sequence TTGGAGCAGATAGTGAAGAACGCGCTGGAGCGCGTCGAACGAGAGCAAGGGGGCGACGACACGCCGTCGTCCCGGGGGACCGACGACGATCAGGAGTTGATGGAAGTCCTTGAGCGGGCCCGGGCCAGGATACTCGTAGTCGGCGTGGGGGGAGCTGGTAACAACACCGCGACTAGGCTCAAAGAGGAGGGTATCGGAGGCGCCGAAGTAATAGCGATCAACACCGACGCTCAGGACCTCGTTTCGTGTAAGGCCGACCGGAAAGTGCTCATCGGATACGAGCTGACCCGAGGGTTAGGTGCCGGTGGTGATCCGCGCGTCGGCGAAGAGGCGGCTAAGGAGGACATAGAGAAGATCAAAGAGGTCGTCGAGGGCGCCGACATGGTGTTCGTCACCTGCGGTCTCGGCGGCGGCACCGGCACGGGAGCGGCACCTGTCATCGCTGAAGTCACCCGCAAGGAGGAGGGAGCGCTCACGATCGGTGTTGTCACTCTCCCGTTCTCGGTTGAAGGTAGGAGGAGGATAGAGAACGCCCTTGAGGGTTTGGAACGGTTGAGGCAAGTGGCCGATACGTGCATAGTCATTCCCAACGACCGCCTGCTGGAGATCGTCCCGGACCTCCCCATCGCGGCAGCTTTCAAGGTGGCGGATGAAGTCCTCATCAACGCCGTGAAAGGGATCACTGAGATGATCACACGACCCGGTCTCATGAACCTCGACTTCGCCGACGTGAGAGCTGTGATGGAGAACGGAGGTTTCGCCCTGATAGGCATAGGCGAAGCCGAGAACGATTCCGAATCCGGTAACAGGGCCGTTCAAGCCGTGGAGAACGCACTCAACAACCCGCTGGTCGACGTTGAAGTGAGCGGTGCCACCGGAGCCTTGGTCAACATTGTCGGTGGCAAGGACCTCACGCTCAAGGAGGCCGAGGAAGTCGTGGAGTTGGTAGCTTCGGAACTGTCGGAAGACGCCACGGTCATCTGGGGAGCTCAGATCGACGAGGACCTGAACGACGTGCTCCGCGTCACCGTAATAGTTACTGGGATCGAAGACGCTGACCTCGAGGCCATGTTCACAGGTCCGAAGCAGCCGAAACGTGCTGAAGTGAAGGAGATGACTGCCGAGTCTTCTCGACCCGAAAAAGTCCCGGAGGTGTCGAAAGGAGGTGCGGAATCGCCAGAAGGTGAGAAGCCGTCCTCACTCGAGGACCTGGAGAAGATCCTCTAA
- a CDS encoding 6-pyruvoyl tetrahydropterin synthase family protein: protein MYLDGRELGLRFSACHVIPGHGKCGRLHGHTYHVSVELLGERTEPHGFVYDFDELKSAVRELINPLDHRVLLPTESELFEIEESEDEITVRLSDGKRYVFPREDVVLIPTSSLSAEDLAEYLADELERKLSGDNLKELRIRVDEGWGQGAEVVRRLD from the coding sequence GTGTATTTGGACGGTAGGGAGTTAGGACTGAGGTTTTCGGCGTGCCACGTGATCCCAGGACATGGTAAGTGCGGTCGATTGCACGGTCACACGTACCATGTATCGGTTGAGCTGCTCGGGGAGCGTACGGAACCACACGGCTTTGTGTACGACTTCGACGAGCTCAAGAGCGCGGTGCGAGAGCTGATAAATCCCCTGGATCATCGGGTGTTGTTACCGACCGAGTCCGAACTTTTCGAGATCGAGGAATCCGAGGACGAGATCACGGTTCGATTATCGGACGGCAAACGCTACGTGTTTCCTAGGGAGGATGTTGTACTGATCCCTACCAGTTCACTATCGGCCGAAGACTTGGCAGAGTACTTAGCGGACGAGTTGGAGCGCAAGCTATCAGGTGACAATCTGAAGGAACTACGCATCCGGGTGGACGAGGGATGGGGACAGGGGGCAGAGGTCGTCCGACGCCTGGATTGA
- a CDS encoding 50S ribosomal protein L1 produces the protein MAITEEDLIEPLRKVVEYSPPRRFLETVDMIVNVKGVDLSDPSQRIDKEVVLPHGRGKPVNVCVIAEGEMAREAEKVGATVINREKLEELAENVREAKKIARRHEFFYAQVDLMPDVGRVLGPVLGPRGKMAKPVPPNADIRALIERAHRTARVRMRDQPVIHTVIGARNMEPEQLAENAMTVLREVTSELEKSWAQIDSVYVKTTMGPAERVY, from the coding sequence GTGGCGATTACCGAGGAAGACTTGATCGAACCGCTCCGGAAGGTAGTAGAGTACTCTCCACCCCGTCGGTTCCTCGAGACCGTAGACATGATCGTCAACGTGAAGGGAGTCGATCTCTCCGATCCTTCCCAGCGCATCGACAAAGAGGTCGTACTCCCTCACGGTCGCGGCAAGCCCGTGAACGTTTGTGTCATCGCGGAAGGTGAGATGGCCCGAGAAGCTGAGAAGGTCGGGGCGACGGTCATCAACCGCGAAAAGCTCGAGGAACTCGCGGAGAATGTACGCGAAGCCAAGAAGATTGCCCGACGCCACGAGTTCTTCTATGCCCAGGTGGATTTGATGCCGGACGTGGGTAGGGTTTTAGGACCCGTCCTCGGTCCCCGCGGCAAGATGGCCAAGCCAGTGCCACCTAACGCCGATATCCGTGCACTCATCGAGCGGGCCCACCGGACCGCCAGGGTACGGATGCGCGACCAGCCGGTCATTCACACGGTAATCGGCGCCAGGAACATGGAGCCGGAGCAGCTCGCCGAGAACGCTATGACGGTCCTCCGGGAGGTAACTTCCGAGCTCGAGAAGAGCTGGGCCCAGATAGACTCCGTGTACGTTAAAACCACGATGGGCCCGGCGGAGCGGGTGTACTGA
- a CDS encoding adenine deaminase C-terminal domain-containing protein — protein sequence MNGGRLLGVTRDEPEHADVIDVDGIICPGFVDAHVHVESSGLRPARYAEIVVREGTTAVVWDPHEVVNVSGELGLEWAVKTAEEALPFKFYIALPSCVPALGPPYETVEGEITVDVARRFASHPMVVSVGELMDVAGVMEGEKDGFIGLKNLYGLTVDGHAPGLTGFEAMRYFAAGPETDHECSTAEEFISRRELGIWTFVRQGSSSKDLEVALETLEDLRGVCFVTDDLHIKDMDEISLRKMVGRAIEAGFDPLESLSTVTLNPSLCYGLRSGRLAPGFHADIVVVEDLDESMELTDVWIGGKRSEHVRFRDAEAELPDVELSVNPRKVSFQDGKYEVRCIGLVRGSIRTEEIVREVTVEDGVVKDDDVAFLVVSDRYGQGSWSIGFVEGFEELGCALVSTVAHDSHNVVVAGRRLDDVRKALQLVFEVGGCVGAVAGDRAEFVRLDVAGLMSSSDPEEVKKSYEDVLELIRSSSGVDWDPFQALSFVTLPVIPELRLTDRGLVKVEPDEIRFVDVIIDGDPVE from the coding sequence TTGAACGGAGGTAGGTTGCTCGGAGTGACGCGAGATGAACCCGAGCACGCCGATGTTATCGACGTCGACGGGATCATCTGCCCTGGGTTCGTGGACGCTCATGTCCACGTGGAAAGTTCCGGACTGAGGCCGGCCCGATACGCCGAGATCGTAGTACGTGAAGGTACTACGGCCGTCGTTTGGGACCCTCACGAGGTCGTGAACGTCTCAGGCGAGCTCGGACTTGAATGGGCCGTCAAGACAGCGGAAGAGGCACTACCGTTTAAGTTCTATATCGCGCTACCGTCGTGCGTCCCGGCACTAGGACCTCCCTATGAGACTGTGGAAGGCGAGATTACGGTCGACGTGGCTCGAAGGTTTGCGAGCCATCCGATGGTAGTTTCCGTAGGAGAGTTGATGGACGTCGCTGGAGTCATGGAGGGAGAAAAGGACGGGTTCATCGGGCTGAAGAATCTGTACGGCCTGACGGTAGACGGACACGCCCCAGGCCTCACAGGGTTCGAAGCGATGCGATACTTCGCGGCCGGCCCTGAGACAGATCACGAGTGCTCGACGGCGGAAGAATTCATTTCAAGGCGGGAGCTCGGGATCTGGACCTTCGTCCGACAGGGCTCATCTTCGAAGGACTTGGAAGTAGCACTGGAGACGTTAGAGGATCTCCGTGGTGTGTGCTTCGTCACCGACGATCTGCACATTAAGGACATGGACGAAATATCACTCCGGAAAATGGTGGGGCGTGCAATCGAGGCCGGTTTCGATCCGTTGGAGTCCCTCAGCACGGTCACGTTGAATCCGTCACTGTGTTATGGCTTACGATCAGGACGTTTGGCACCCGGGTTCCACGCCGACATAGTGGTGGTCGAAGATCTCGACGAGAGCATGGAACTCACGGACGTGTGGATCGGTGGCAAACGTTCGGAACATGTTCGGTTCCGAGACGCGGAGGCTGAATTACCCGACGTCGAACTCTCCGTCAACCCCAGGAAGGTGTCGTTTCAGGACGGAAAATACGAGGTGAGGTGCATCGGACTTGTGAGAGGTTCCATCCGCACGGAAGAGATCGTACGAGAGGTTACCGTCGAGGACGGTGTAGTGAAAGACGACGACGTGGCGTTTCTGGTCGTGTCGGACCGATACGGGCAGGGCAGCTGGTCGATAGGGTTCGTAGAAGGGTTCGAGGAGCTCGGCTGCGCCCTGGTATCCACGGTAGCTCACGACTCACACAACGTGGTGGTCGCGGGTAGACGCCTCGATGACGTGCGTAAGGCTCTGCAGCTCGTCTTCGAAGTGGGAGGGTGCGTAGGGGCCGTCGCGGGAGACCGAGCCGAGTTCGTACGACTAGATGTGGCTGGGTTGATGAGTTCCTCAGATCCTGAGGAGGTGAAGAAATCCTACGAGGACGTGCTTGAGTTAATTAGATCTAGTTCTGGTGTCGATTGGGACCCGTTCCAGGCTCTCTCTTTTGTGACCCTTCCGGTTATACCGGAACTGAGGCTCACGGATCGAGGGTTAGTAAAGGTGGAGCCGGACGAGATCCGCTTCGTCGACGTAATCATCGACGGGGATCCAGTCGAGTGA
- a CDS encoding 50S ribosomal protein L10, translating to MTVKAKGQPPSGYEPKVAEWKRREVEELKELMDEYENVGLVSLEGIPAPQLQEIRAKLRERDTIIRMSRNTLMRIALEEKLDERPELEPLLDYIEGPVAFIFTNFDPFKLYKLLEESKASAPAKPGDIAPEDIVVPEGPTPFEPGPIVSELQQAGLPAQIQDGKVVITKDTVLVKEGEEIDEKTAEILKKLEIEPMEVGVDIVAIVAEGTLFERDDLAIDFNEYEDMVKEAAQHAFNLSINAAIPTAETADVIVAKAHAEALNLAVNAGVPVPDETVMGCILAKAHGEMLALAGAIAEVDEEALDEELLEMVSRSAEAVEREEEEEEETEEEEAEEEEEEEAAAGLGALFG from the coding sequence ATGACCGTCAAAGCGAAGGGACAGCCGCCCTCCGGCTACGAGCCTAAGGTCGCGGAGTGGAAGAGGAGAGAAGTTGAGGAACTCAAAGAGCTGATGGATGAGTACGAGAACGTGGGCCTCGTCAGCCTCGAGGGAATCCCGGCACCACAACTGCAGGAGATCAGGGCTAAGCTCCGCGAGCGTGATACCATCATCAGGATGTCCAGGAACACCCTGATGCGAATCGCACTTGAGGAAAAGCTTGACGAGCGACCCGAGCTGGAGCCACTACTGGATTACATCGAGGGTCCTGTGGCGTTTATCTTCACGAATTTCGATCCATTCAAGCTGTACAAGCTTCTGGAGGAGAGCAAAGCCTCAGCGCCCGCTAAGCCAGGTGATATCGCTCCAGAGGATATCGTCGTACCGGAAGGTCCCACACCGTTCGAACCCGGACCGATCGTAAGCGAGCTCCAGCAGGCCGGTCTACCGGCTCAGATCCAGGACGGAAAGGTAGTCATCACTAAGGATACTGTGTTGGTCAAGGAGGGGGAGGAAATAGACGAGAAGACAGCTGAGATTCTTAAGAAGCTCGAAATCGAGCCGATGGAGGTAGGAGTCGATATCGTAGCGATCGTAGCCGAAGGGACGCTCTTCGAGCGCGATGACCTCGCGATCGACTTCAACGAGTACGAAGACATGGTCAAGGAAGCCGCGCAGCACGCGTTTAACCTATCGATCAACGCGGCTATACCGACGGCGGAGACTGCGGACGTTATCGTCGCGAAGGCGCACGCGGAGGCGCTCAACCTGGCAGTCAACGCGGGAGTGCCAGTACCGGATGAAACGGTCATGGGATGTATCCTGGCCAAGGCTCACGGAGAGATGCTGGCATTGGCGGGAGCTATCGCCGAGGTGGACGAAGAAGCCCTCGATGAAGAGTTATTAGAGATGGTGAGCCGATCAGCCGAAGCGGTCGAGCGGGAGGAAGAGGAAGAAGAGGAAACCGAAGAGGAAGAAGCGGAAGAAGAGGAGGAAGAAGAGGCGGCAGCAGGTCTCGGAGCCCTATTCGGTTAA
- a CDS encoding 50S ribosomal protein L11, with protein MPKEEVEVLIEGGKADPGPPLGPALGPLGVNIQEVVEEINRKTKDFEGMEVPVKIIVDTETREFEVKVGSPPTSAIIKSELGIDKGAHEPRHETVGDLSMEQVIKIAKMKFDDLLSYDLKTAVKEILGTCGSMGVTVEGKDPKEVQKEIDEGKWDDLFEKYEEEG; from the coding sequence ATGCCGAAGGAAGAGGTCGAAGTTCTCATCGAAGGAGGTAAAGCTGACCCTGGACCGCCGCTCGGACCCGCCCTAGGTCCGCTCGGTGTTAATATACAGGAAGTTGTTGAAGAGATTAATCGTAAGACGAAAGACTTCGAAGGTATGGAAGTGCCAGTTAAGATCATAGTTGACACTGAAACTAGGGAGTTCGAAGTGAAAGTTGGATCGCCTCCGACTTCCGCGATAATAAAGTCAGAACTTGGTATTGATAAGGGAGCGCATGAACCTAGACACGAAACAGTTGGCGACCTCTCGATGGAACAGGTGATAAAAATAGCGAAAATGAAGTTCGACGACCTACTGTCCTACGATTTGAAGACAGCGGTTAAAGAGATCCTAGGAACATGTGGGAGTATGGGAGTTACGGTTGAAGGAAAGGACCCAAAGGAGGTTCAGAAAGAAATCGACGAAGGAAAGTGGGATGACCTGTTCGAGAAGTACGAGGAGGAAGGGTAA